From Apis mellifera strain DH4 linkage group LG5, Amel_HAv3.1, whole genome shotgun sequence, the proteins below share one genomic window:
- the LOC410109 gene encoding ubiquitin carboxyl-terminal hydrolase 34: MVVKLSDELNVIKSLSEAKGKKTMCDVCVDFHDLLLSYDEKSSKEQDGLASLCISDVDTTLHYVNQWVQRQCMCCYREIKNFDRFIRLTQSVVLCTLQQLQIIQQNGQQTKVSKDEKEEEKADENKIENSDFAQIETQTKQNWSQQDREKLFHLLSKIFLLNFPLYIAMKHSGAINPLAPVKDEGGYCEPHDPEVPAPLIRAVSIFCHQGGFNLMSACFDMENTLPVSLAHSMVAVICNLKLWLNYGSVIQLFIPLRSRVMKYMCRLADKELRTPAVRTMADFMWSAVKDPIDAVLPSFDRDGLDLAFKYFTSTTLTMRLAGIAQINAHITAFNELCNSETVAEVEQVGHALAAWLTENNIIAHIFGPNLHVEVIKQSHIVLSFLAMEGRITCSDMDTMWQAAQLKHCGRPVYDLLAPLVKHLAPTPVLHLYSLLGKLEPKDHTEQSLFLASALIKFIWTAGGSGYPRGLSIKNREILRSNNGIGGSSTSDPSGIDGSSPDEDEEEPSPAPSEGPSPRKQARGDSSDGEGPFKAKSMGTTIVQTSSNEGEDPTIEKSECFAESIKDSTCNIRDDIKEKQSGSDAEADTEKSNTEETVAIEKRKKKVLRKRKKPQKRSLVTVDKTLEGIVNEENNIKTKDLMLDMKYRPEDVLNNTLDTGGLVSIDDPKNVDALDRVKQQAMALDPSDQQVPTTATLLRRANKTKYMSLVAHNVDRAPDSADTSHDEDDSDVAGVLAAADGPGAVISELAGLVHATGPTFLPSGLDEMLSDEEGSYSSRISNKSEKNMADFDGEESGCEEELAQLAARHLTAIQMQAYHPHHSHPTMTIRRSVCRPPQVRSIRQTVTRVNSQFNLDTVCKAGNTLLWDLLQDDKIGQLGEGLALEAEKALCNLLCFNVDRLIPMKFIEGCLENLATNRSVVVSLRLLPKLLASFQQFGAMDAHTITTWADRERGMMKHFFNNLKTYTSIGPKNSLYSHQTEIQVRLQFLSSIFSPLGSPDCFRLSLEQVDILWQCLSQDSTCADELFSWLLSQAKSTEQHALGMDTLKHLCMRKLPSLPPETISMTGLSLFQQLCNLARLAAAHLDRPLRDVDSVGMDFLWRIALKAKSTDVSMAAIQYLNGYYMSRQLTQEAEFVSQCMTHLAAASADLEINEEASLRCIQRALLLLRTHLEAFRKRYAYHLRRWILEGRGAGSHVAMNTSEKGQQLRIFVQPAGIPEKTSFTLLSTDYVADLRAEVAKWWDDTQNNQEKSSSNTNAGQNNSSVLGSLLTDGPIRMITQGQELTIDFDEKTLQEMGFKDGQLVFISPGAGRGNGTGRCNKRDVDSPSLLPPPPRESLPTLLLLRPQYFEQLFTLMRTLSAMKTIVKGGQEIPHTKAQVLSRRVWDTLTLLPTSPTLLRGFQKLGETTLLELLDPASPQKLMYSLYIVESLSRRNTTNQSSVVNCTSTASGNEGDADTDNNHEDKEKDITWSTLFVQHGGLRHLFDIFMSGCLEQGDGSEWQQDCLASLLKQLCYLGVVKEEKKRSKADKLLVPKLSEVMLSMMNVEAVMSRITNILNEASLPRDPNHYKTGLFGRSQVIHYTMALLVCWVHSNETVKQYLFSSSESFGKTWLRRLVLEDPEPAVRREVCTALYKLCLGTTGFEDENSINPSLIVPMLNTLLEHLVIAEAMQPSHRKPDLPLHLHPVLDDGKEPYGPACRDYFWLVCRLVDSLPEEAIKEGSDDSNLTIDLEALAIRVIDSLLNRDHLETRHNTVEDDGLVGLLNLTCNIMTHNPPCKQGKIGQNLLHEVFDFLFALPNPRSKHVPKCKSQVSRSAAFDLLVELVKSAPDNYRILHEKLLIQHKPGPHSPYPWDYWPHEDGRSDCGYVGLTNLGATCYMASCMQHLYMMPQARVSILGADCNRANKHQLTLRELQRMFAYLLESERKAYNPRSFCRVYTMNHEPLNTGEQKDMAEFFIDLVSKLEEMTSDLKNLVKTLFCGVISNNVVSLDCEHVSRTLEEFYTVRCQVADMRNLYESLDEVTVKDTLEGDNMYTCSQCGKKARAEKRACFKKLPHILCFNTMRYTFNMGTMSKEKVNTHFSFPLRLDMSGYVEKKLIPQHYQEEKRAFEKRKSENDCQSELNEDDGTEMEHYQYDLIGVTVHTGTADGGHYYSFIRDRTSPNKDKWFLFNDAEVKPFDPNQIAAECFGGEMTSKTYDSVTDKFMDFSFEKTNSAYMLFYEWCTDPGDQAKEEEATVSSPNGRQSSLLIHKNTNKLPPLELNKELEDWIWQDNMHFLQDKNIFEHTYFTFMWQICGYIPQTLFSIQSDITEMSADLSTSFFMETFIHAKEKPTMVQWVELLTKQFNGSAGACARFLEKMAGDSWWPIQILVKCPNQMVRQMFQRLCIHVIQRLRATQAPLYLLCDEENDVNTVGTRSCVTRFVRMLLSLMEHAKQHLKHLTEYFSFLYEFSKMGEEETLFLIRVQAISTMINFYLGHKTHEFVDAVSEEEEEEEVVAMPTEKLRPASLDKMITLIATLVERSRGSDHRLSLSPIDLSAVAGGKGFPFLYQQTRDVINLNQTRNLIQSLCRWNDRLAIHIITMIFQAITKHTDVCQPFFKLLTLLTESSGLSGLPCMTQLILGRVWEAARVAPHGALEWLALAVTRSKLAHAWVLQGLDTWLQHFLLEHSNQRVRSAAAFLLVSLVPSTHFRQGYRSAHRLGLGCNTSRELQLSPEATLILHKIYTALLRLLQPARHYIDIQTHGTMKLTAYFALLTYCVISKTEKLMFGQYLNDLWTLFHPKLSEPSIPVHHNKQAVLLFWYHVCSDCPENVALILHNPHITKNIAFNYILADHEDQDVVLFNRVMLPAYYGLLRLCCQQSRTFTRQLAAHQNIQWAFKNITPHPTQYSTAVDELFKLMQLLVARHSDQTEQEEAEIASFRRGTLSSYLQGLDGRSCWATLISAFRILIESDDDRLYVVYNGGLSMALEAFHMLHIMYHEATACHVAGDLAELIAIIVELIRCIRTARDGPDARNILANCKEWPDILRKLATLLNTYNPPDMRNLAIDLLKELVMLVPAEAISILAPLLSHCHAALQESHAAVPPGPYLPRRSTPPGKMPTRPARPMVQMAVPHSQLEASKGVDPEYDNALLEFYLPYHELIDVMCRLAINNDCMTDTLVNLSAMLGFEGVPLHLALFPRLWLDVHAATHIDRKHIASLLCSSYTVDYVDAVLLDERSSLGIPAIHAFLKTFFPKLANHVLTEQTCLLIDNLVSSMVAMVEAVDIQASAHRLTGDLRALALVYNSSTRLKPPSSLLPALETLLSRTRAIKVKESNQQEVEAPTKKRKFMVNENNETNDKELHLPIKEFNEQKNISNINIEEKDKIEVNDMTSSESGDDKTISRNNIQAENISTNISTISPSLIDTVTTNNCTNQLRCSLTNVSWFEMLEKTILDLQTIVQLQAKNN, encoded by the exons ATGGTGGTGAAGTTGAGTGATGAACTTAACGTGATTAAAAGCCTTTCAGAGGCTAAAGGGAAGAAAACCATGTGCGATGTATGTGTTGACTTTCACGATCTTCTGCTCTCCT atgatGAAAAATCATCAAAGGAACAAGATGGATTGGCATCACTTTGTATTTCGGATGTGGATACAACATTACATTATGTTAATCAATGGGTGCAAAG acaaTGCATGTGTTGTTAtcgggaaataaaaaattttgatcgatttatAAGATTAACACAAAGTGTTGTATTATGTACATTAcaacaattacaaattatacaacAAAATGGTCAACAAACAAAAGTATccaaagatgaaaaagaagaagaaaaagcagatgaaaataaaatagaaaactcTGATTTTGCACAAATAGAAACACAAACGAAACAAAACTGGTCTCAACaagatagagaaaaattattccatcttctttcaaaaatatttttattaaattttcctctaTATATTGCAATGAAACATAGTGGTGCAATTAATCCATTAGCTCcagtaaaa GATGAAGGAGGATATTGTGAACCTCATGATCCAGAAGTGCCAGCTCCTTTAATTAGAGCAGTTTCTATATTTTGTCATCAAGGTGGTTTCAATTTAATGTCTGCTTGTTTTGATATGGAAAATACATTACCTGTTAGTCTTGCTCATTCAATGGTTGCAgtgatttgtaatttaaaactttggtTGAATTATGGTAGTGTTATTCAGCTCTTTATACCATTACGCAGTCGcgttatgaaatatatgtgtCGCTTAGCAGATAAAGAATTACGCACACCAGCAGTTAGAACAATGGcag atTTCATGTGGAGTGCAGTAAAAGATCCTATTGATGCTGTTTTACCAAGTTTTGATCGCGATGGATTGGATTtagcatttaaatattttactagtACAACTTTAACAATGAGATTAGCAGGAATAGCTCAGATAAATGCTCATATCACTGCATTCAATGAACTTTGCAATAGTGAAACTGTCGCTGAAGTGGAACAAGTGGGCCATGCATTGGCAGCTTGGTtaacagaaaataatataatagctcATATATTTGGACCAAATTTGCATGTAGAGGTTATTAAACAAAGTCATATTGTATTAAGTTTCTTAGCTATGGAAGGTAGAATCACATGTTCAGATATGGATACTATGTGGCAAGCTGCACAATTGAAACACTGTGGTCGTCCAGTATATGATTTATTGGCACCCTTAGTAAAACATTTGGCTCCAACTCCAGTTTTACATTTATACTCTTTGTTAGGAAAATTGGAGCCAAAAGATCATACAGAACAAAGTTTATTCCTGGCATCtgctttgataaaatttatttggacAGCAGGTGGTTCAGGTTATCCAAGAggtttatctataaaaaacaGAGAGATTTTAAGAAGTAATAATGGTATTGGTGGTAGTAGTACTAGTGATCCTAGTGGAATAGATGGAAGCAGTCCAGATGAGGATGAAGAAGAACCTAGTCCTGCACCATCAGAAGGACCATCACCACGAAAACAAGCAAGAGGTGATAGTAGTGATGGGGAAG gTCCATTTAAAGCAAAAAGTATGGGCACAACAATTGTACAAACAAGTTCAAATGAAGGAGAAGATCCTACAATAGAAAAATCTGAATGTTTTGCTGAATCGATAAAAGATTCTACATGTAATATACGAGAtgacataaaagaaaaacagagtGGATCAGATGCAGAAGCAGATACAGAAAAGTCCAATACAGAGGAAACAGTtgcaattgaaaaaagaaaaaaaaaagtattaagaaAACGGAAAAAACCTCAAAAACGTTCATTAGTTACTGTAGATAAAACATTAGAAGGTATtgttaatgaagaaaataacataaaGACTAAAGATTTAATGTTAGATATGAAATATAGGCCGGAAGATGTTTTAAACAATACTTTAGATACTGGTGGATTAGTTTCTATTGATGATCCAAAAAATGTTGATGCATTAGATCGTGTAAAACAACAAGCAATGGCTTTAGATCCAAGTGATCAACAAGTTCCAACAACAGCAACACTTTTAAGAAGAgctaataaaactaaatatatgtCATTAGTAGCACATAATGTAGATCGAGCTCCTGATTCTGCAGATACTTCGCACGATGAAGATGATAGTGATGTAGCTGGTGTTCTTGCAGCAGCAGATGGACCTGGTGCTGTTATATCAGAACTTGCTGGTTTAGTACATGCAACTGGACCTACATTTTTACCTTCAGGATTAGACGAAATGCTTTCAGATGAAGAAGGATCCTATAGTAGtagaatatctaataaaagtgaaaaaaatatggcaGATTTTGATGGAGAAGAAAGTGGTTGCGAGGAAGAATTAGCTCAATTAGCTGCGCGTCATTTAACAGCTATACAAATGCAAGCTTATCATCCTCATCATTCTCATCCAACAATGACGATCAGGCGCTCTGTTTGTCGTCCTCCACAAGTAAGAAGTATTCGCCAAACAGTAACACGTGTTAATTCTCAGTTCAACTTGGATACTGTATGTAAAGCtggaaatacattattatggGATCTTTTGCAAGATGATAAAATTGGTCAATTAGGAGAAGGTTTAGCTTTAGAAGCTGAAAAAGCTTTATGTAATCTTCTTTGTTTCAATGTTGATCGATTGATAccaatgaaatttatagaagGTTGTTTAGAAAATCTTGCAACCAACCGTTCTGTAGTTGTATCTTTAAGACTATTACCTAAATTACTTGCCAGTTTTCAACAATTTGGTGCAATGGATGCACATACGATAACAACATGGGCTGATCGTGAACGTGGAATGATGAAAcacttctttaataatttgaaaacataTACTAGTATAGGGccaaaaaatagtttatattcTCATCAAACGGAAATACAAGTTAggttacaatttttatcttctattttttcacCTTTAGGTTCACCTGATTGTTTTCGTTTAAGTCTTGAACAGGTGGACATATTATGGCAATGTTTGTCACAAGATTCTACATGTGCAGATGAATTATTTAGTTGGTTGCTTAGTCAAGCAAAATCAACAGAACAACATGCACTTGGAATGGATACACTTAAACATTTATGTATGCGTAAATTACCAAGTTTGCCACCTGAAACTATTAGTATGACAGGCCTCAGTCTTTTTCAACAATTGTGTAATTTAGCTCGTTTAGCTGCTGCACATTTGGACAGACCTTTAAGAGATGTGGATTCAGTTGGTATGGATTTCTTGTGGAGAATTGCATTAAAAGCAAAAAGTACAGATGTCAGTATGGCAGCTATACAATACCTAAATGGATATTATATGTCTAGACAATTAACTCAAGAAGCAGAATTTGTTTCACAATGTATGACTCATCTTGCTGCAGCTAGTGCTGATCtggaaataaatgaagaagcTAGTTTACGTTGTATACAAAGagctttgttattattaagaacACATTTAGAAGCATTCCGAAAACGGTATGCATATCATTTGCGACGTTGGATATTAGAGGGTAGAGGTGCCGGTAGTCATGTAGCTATGAATACTTCGGAAAAAGGCCaacaattaagaatatttgtaCAGCCTGCAGGAATTCCTGAAAAAACAAGTTTCACTCTTCTTAGTACTGATTATGTAGCTGATTTAAGAGCTGAAGTTGCTAAATGGTGGGATGATACtcaaaataatcaagaaaaatcATCATCCAATACAAATGCGGGTCAAAATAACAGTTCAGTACTAGGTTCTTTACTTACTGATGGGCCAATTAGGATGATTACACAAGGTCAAGAATTAACTattgattttgatgaaaaaacaTTGCAAGAAATGGGATTTAAAGATGGTCAATTAGTGTTCATTTCTCCCGGTGCTGGTCGAGGTAATGGTACGGGTAGATGTAATAAACGAGATGTAGATTCACCATCTCTTTTGCCACCACCTCCTCGAGAATCTTTACCGACTTTATTGTTATTACGTCCacaatattttgaacaattatttacattaatgagAACTTTAAGTGCTATGAAAACAATTGTCAAAGGAGGACAAGAAATTCCTCATACAAAAGCCCAAGTACTTTCAAGAAGAGTTTGGGACACATTAACTTTACTACCAACTAGTCCAACCTTACTAAGaggatttcaaaaattagGAGAAACAACCTTGCTAGAATTATTAGATCCTGCTAGTCctcaaaaattaatgtattctttatatatagtaGAATCATTAAGTAGACGTAATACAACGAATCAATCTTCTGTTGTGAATTGTACATCTACTGCATCTGGTAACGAAGGTGATGCCGATACAGATAATAATCATGAagacaaagaaaaagatattacttGGTCCACATTGTTTGTTCAACATGGAGGTTTACgtcatttatttgatatttttatgtctGGTTGCTTGGAACAAGGTGATGGTAGTGAATGGCAGCAGGACTGTCTCGCTAGTTTATTAAAACAACTCTGTTATTTGGGTGttgttaaagaagaaaaaaaacgaagtaAAGCAGATAAATTGCTTGTACCTAAATTGAGCGAAGTAATGCTTTCAATGATGAATGTTGAAGCTGTTATGTCtcgaataacaaatatattaaatgaagcaTCTTTACCAAGAGATCCAAATCATTACAAAACAGGACTTTTTGGAAGATCACAAGTTATACATTACACTATGGCTTTATTGGTTTGTTGGGTACACAGTAATGAAACAGTTAagcaatatcttttttcatcttcAGAATCATTTGGAAAAACTTGGTTAAGAAGATTAGTGTTGGAAGATCCTGAACCAGCAGTGAGAAGAGAAGTTTGCACAgccttatataaattatgtttaggAACTACAGGATTTGAAgatgaaaattctattaatcccAGTTTGATTGTACCAATGTTAAATACTTTATTGGAACACCTTGTAATTGCTGAAGCAATGCAACCTTCTCATCGAAAACCAGATTTACCATTACATTTACATCCAGTACTTGATGATGGAAAAGAACCATATGGACCTGCCTGTAGAGATTATTTTTGGCTTGTTTGTCGATTAGTTGATTCTCTTCCAGAAGAAGCTATTAAAGAAGGTTCAGATGATTCTAATTTAACAATAGATCTTGAAGCTTTAGCAATAAGAGTAATTGattctcttttaaatagaGATCATCTTGAGACACGACATAATACAGTGGAAGATGATGGTTTAGTtggattattaaatcttaCTTGCAATATTATGACACATAATCCACCTTGTAAACAAGGGAAAATTggtcaaaatttattacatgaagtattcgattttttatttgcattaccTAATCCTCGATCAAAACATGTACCAAAATGTAAAAGTCAAGTTTCCAGATCAGCAGCTTTTGATCTTTTAGTCGAACTTGTAAAATCTGCTCcagataattatagaattcttcatgaaaaattattaattcaacatAAACCTGGTCCTCATTCTCCATATCCATGGGATTATTGGCCACATGAAGATGGACGTTCTGATTGTGGATATGTTGGTTTAACTAATTTAGGTGCTACTTGTTATATGGCTAGTTGTATGCAGCATTTGTATATGATGCCACAAGCACGTGTCTCTATATTAGGAGCTGATTGTAATAGAGCAAATAAACATCAACTTACATTAAGAGAATTACAAAGAATGTTTGCTTATCTTCTAGAgtctgaaagaaaagcatataATCCTCGAAGTTTTTGCCGAGTGTATACCATGAATCATGAACCTCTCAATACTGGAGAACAAAAAGATATGgctgaattttttatagatcttgtatcaaaattagaagaaatgacatcagatttaaaaaatttagtaaaaacattattttgtggtgtaatatctaataatgttGTATCATTAGATTGTGAACATGTAAGTAGAACACTAGAAGAATTTTATACTGTACGTTGCCAAGTGGCTGATATGAGAAATCTTTATGAAAGTTTAGATGAAGTTACAGTTAAAGATACTTTGGAGGGTGataatatgtatacatgtTCACAATGTGGTAAAAAAGCAAGAGCAGAAAAAAGagcatgttttaaaaaattaccacATATATTGTGTTTTAATACAATgagatatacatttaatatggGAACTATGTCAAAGGAAAAAGTAAATACACATTTTAGTTTTCCATTAAGATTAGATATGTCTGGATATGTTGAGAAAAAACTTATACCACAACATTatcaagaagaaaagagagcttttgaaaaaagaaaatctgaaAATGATTGTCAATCAGAATTAAACGAAGATGATGGTACAGAAATGGAACATTatcaatatgatttaatagGTGTAACAGTTCATACTGGCACAGCTGATGGTGGACATTACTACAGTTTTATTAGAGATCGTACATCTcctaataaagataaatggtttttatttaatgatgcAGAAGTTAAGCCATTTGATCCAAATCAAATAGCAGCAGAATGTTTTGGTGGAGAAATGACAAGTAAAACCTATGATTCTGTTACAGATAAATTTATGGATTTtagttttgaaaaaacaaaCTCAGCATACATGCTATTTTATGAATGGTGCACTGATCCTGGAGATCaagcaaaagaagaagaagctacTGTTTCAAGTCCAAATGGACGACAATCTTCTTTattgattcataaaaatactaataaattacCACcactagaattaaataaagaacttGAAGATTGGATATGGCAAGATAACATGCATTTTttacaagataaaaatatatttgaacataCATACTTTACATTTATGTGGCAAATATGTGGATATATACCACAAACATTATTCTCTATACAATCTGATATAACAGAAATGTCAGCAGATCTTTCAACATCATTTTTTATGGAGACTTTTATACATGCCAAGGAAAAACCAACAATGGTGCAATGGGTAGAATTGTtaacaaaacaatttaatgGTTCAGCTGGTGCATGTGCtagatttcttgaaaaaatggCTGGAGATTCATGGTGGCCAATTCAAATTCTAGTCAAATGCCCTAATCAAATGGTAAGACAAATGTTCCAAAGGTTATGTATTCATGTGATACAACGTTTGCGCGCTACTCAAGCACCTTTATATCTTCTTTGTGATGAAGAAAATGACGTAAATACCGTTGGCACACGATCATGTGTGACAAGATTTGTAAGAATGCTTTTGTCTCTTATGGAACATGCAAAACAACATTTGAAACATCTTACTgaatatttcagttttttatatgaatttagtAAAATGGGTGAAGAAGAaacattatttctaataagagTACAAGCTATATCaactatgataaatttttatcttggaCACAAAACACACGAATTTGTTGATGCAGTTagtgaagaagaagaggaagaagaagttgTTGCTATGCCAACAGAAAAATTGAGACCTGCTTCTTTAGACAAGATGATTACCTTAATAGCAACTTTAGTTGAACGTAGTAGAGGATCTGATCATag attatcatTATCTCCAATAGATCTTAGTGCTGTAGCAGGAGGTAAAGGGTTTCCCTTTTTATATCAACAAACACGAGATGTCATTAATCTTAATCAAACACGAAACTTGATACAATCTTTATGTCGTTGGAATGATAGATTAgcaatacatattataacaatGATATTTCAAGCTATAACAAAACATACAGATGTTTGCcaaccattttttaaattattgacatTGTTAACAGAAAGCTCAGGATTAAGTGGATTGCCATGTATGACTCAGTTAATTTTAGGCAGAGTTTGGGAAGCAGCTAGAGTTGCTCCACATGGAGCATTAGAATGGCTAGCTTTAGCCGTTACAAGAAGTAAACTTGCACATGCTTGGGTATTACAAGGATTAGATACATGGttacaacattttttattggaaCATTCAAATCAAAGAGTTCGTTCTGCAGCTGCTTTTCTTCTTGTATCATTGGTTCCATCTACTCATTTCAGACAAGGTTATCGTAGTGCTCATAGATTAGGTTTAGGATGTAACACATCTAGAGAATTACAATTATCTCCAGAAGCTActttaattttgcataaaatatatactgcaCTTTTACGATTATTGCAACCTGCAAgacattatattgatatacaaaCTCATGGTACAATGAAACTCACTGCCTATTTTGCATTACTTACATATTGTGTTATTTCTAAAACAGAGAAGTTAATG tttgGACAATATCTGAATGATTTATGGACACTTTTTCACCCAAAACTTTCTGAACCTAGCATTCCAGTGCATCATAATAAACAAGCTGTATTACTATTTTGGTATCATGTTTGTTCTGATTGTCCGGAAAATGTTGCTCTTATACTTCATAATCCTCATATAACTAAAAACATTGCATTTAACTATATAct cgCTGATCATGAAGATCAGGATGTAGTATTATTTAACAGAGTAATGTTACCTGCTTATTATGGTTTATTACGATTATGCTGTCAACAATCACGCACTTTCACGAGACAATTAGCAGCACATCAAAATATTCAGTGggcattcaaaaatataacacCTCATCCTACTCAATATTCaact GCTGTGGATgaactatttaaattaatgcaaTTGTTAGTTGCAAGGCATTCTGATCAAACAGAACAAGAAGAAGCTGAAATTGCATCATTCAGAAGAGGAACTTTATCTTCGTACTTACAAGGATTAGATGGACGATCATGTTGGGCTACACTTATTTCTGCATTtcg TATTCTGATTGAATCAGATGATGATCGACTTTACGTTGTATATAATGGAGGATTAAGTATGGCTCTGGAAGCATTTCATATGTTGCATATCATGTATCATGAAGCCACAGCATGTCATGTTGCTGGTGACTTAGCTGAACTTATAGCCATTATTGTGGAACTTATACGATGTATCAGAACTGCTAGAGATGGACCTGATGCAAGAAATATATTAGCGAATTGTAAAGAATGGCCAGATATTCTACGAAAATTAGCAACAttgttaaatacatataatcctCCAGATATGAGAAATCTTGCTATAGATCTTTTGAAAGAACTTGTAATGCTTGTTCCTGCTGaagcaatttcaattttagcaCCATTGCTGTCACACTGCCATGCAGCTCTTCAAGAATCTCATGCTGCTGTTCCACCTGGTCCTTATCTTCCAAGAAGATCTACTCCTCCAGGAAAAATGCCTACTCGACCTGCTAGACCAATGGTTCAGATGGCAGTACCACATTCTCAATTAGAAGCATCAAAAGGAGTAGATCCAGAATATGATAATGCTttacttgaattttatttaccatATCATGAACTCATTGATGTAATGTGCAGATTAGCAATTAATAACGATTGTATGACAGATACACTAGTTAATCTGAGTGCTATGTTAGGATTTGaag GTGTTCCATTACACTTAGCCTTATTTCCTAGATTATGGTTAGATGTTCATGCTGCTACACATATAGACAGAAAACATATTGCATCTCTTCTTTGTTCTTCCTATACAGTGGATTATGTAGATGCTGTGTTATTAGATGAAAGATCGTCGTTAGGGATACCAGCAATTCATGCTTTTCTCAAGACCTTCTTTCCAAAACTTGCTAACCATGTATTGACTGAACAAACTTGCTTACTTATTGACAATTTAGTTAGTTCTATGGTGGCAATGGTGGAAGCAGTAGATATTCAAGCTTCTGCACATAGATTAACGGGAGATTTAAGAGCCTTAGCTCTTGTTTACAATAGCAGTACAAGACTGAAGCCACCAAGTAGTTTGTTACCAGCTTTAGAAACGTTATTGTCTCGAACCAGAGCtattaaagtaaaagaatCTAATCAACAGGAAGTAGAAGCTCCTACGAAAAAACGTAAATTTATGGTAAATGAAAACAATGAAACTAATGATAAAGAATTACATTTACCAATCAAAGAATTTAATGAGcaaaaaaacatttctaatataaacatcgaagaaaaagacaaaataGAAGTAAATGATATGACTTCTTCTGAGTCTGGAGACGATAAAACCATATCAAGAAACAATATTCAagcagaaaatatttctacaaacATCAGTACAATATCTCCAAGTTTAATTGATACTGTGACAACCAATAATTGTACGAATCAATTGCGATGTTCGTTGACTAATGTTTCTTGGTTTGAAATGTTGGAAAAGACGATTCTTGATTTGCAAACAATTGTGCAATTGcaagcaaaaaataattaa
- the LOC725568 gene encoding uncharacterized protein LOC725568: MGSTDKAVITGFICRLCSKMNRFVIHIYGEEGERMKLAEKINAYLPITVNMNDPLPKTACLHCIERLEAHHELMGQFLLAKRRLTKSSTVASTSTQTVDTAPTSSSPPC; encoded by the exons atgggTAGCACAGATAAAGCTGTGATCACGGGTTTTATATGTAGACTTTGCAGCAAAATGAACCGTTTCGTGATCCACATATACGGTGAAGAGGGTGAAAGAATGAAACTtgctgaaaaaataaatgcttaTCTTCCAATTacg GTAAACATGAATGACCCATTACCTAAAACAGCATGTCTACATTGTATCGAACGACTAGAAGCTCATCATGAATTAATGGGACAATTTTTGTTAGCTAAACGAAGATTAACAAAATCATCAACAGTTGCATCAACTTCAACACAAACTGTTGATACTGCGCCAACATCTAGTTCACCTCCATGTTga